A portion of the Oncorhynchus nerka isolate Pitt River linkage group LG27, Oner_Uvic_2.0, whole genome shotgun sequence genome contains these proteins:
- the nudt18 gene encoding 8-oxo-dGDP phosphatase NUDT18 isoform X2: MVQEAKENCYKQWYLPAGRMEEGEGIVEAMRREVKEEAGFDCKPITLVLVQEQGPQWIRFVFLAEITGGSLKTMAEADAESLQAQWWDQDSPLTLRGRDILRLIDTALKYRKKPWHPVAHPIDMCCHVVVQRLLLTFSSSDGVLWLLLGNIKDLHLPVAVSVKTHTVTWAANTLVQEAMPSSYYDLNVNTRGILGLQHNGRVPGKTDGLCFNTVVSLEHTGEGPHTSQPPLIESPRFQWYKVENPQLRDKIQQRITTGSFLPVHSLY, from the exons ATGGTGCAGGAGGCCAAGGAGAATTGCTACAAACAGTGGTACCTTCCAGCTGGCCgtatggaagagggagagggcaTTGTGGAGGCCATGAGAAGGGAGGTGAAGGAAGAGGCTGGATTCGACTGCAAACCCATTACCCTGGTTCTGGTCCAAGAACAGGGGCCGCAGTGGATCCGATTCGTTTTCTTGGCGGAGATTACAG GAGGCTCCCTGAAGACTATGGCAGAGGCTGATGCAGAGTCTCTCCAGGCTCAGTGGTGGGACCAAGACTCCCCACTCACCTTGAGGGGTCGTGACATCCTCAGACTCATCGATACCGCCCTGAAATACAGAAAGAAGCCCTGGCATCCTGTGGCTCACCCTATAGACatgtgctgccatgttgttgtacaGCGACTTCTCCTCACTTTCAGCAGCTCTGATGGGGTGCTTTGGCTCCTTTTGGGCAACATTAAGGACCTGCACCTCCCTGTGGCCGTGTCTGTGAAAACCCACACAGTCACATGGGCGGCCAACACATTGGTACAAGAGGCCATGCCCTCCTCCTACTACGACCTCAACGTCAACACAAGGGGAATCCTGGGACTACAGCACAATGGAAGGGTCCCTGGAAAGACAGATGGACTCTGCTTCAACACAGTGGTGTCTTTGGAACACACTGGGGAGGGGCCACACACCAGTCAACCACCACTGATTGAGAGCCCTCGCTTTCAGTGGTACAAAGTGGAGAATCCTCAGCTAAGAGACAAGATTCAACAGAGAATAACTACTGGGTCCTTCCTTCCAGTGCATAGTCTCTACTAA
- the nudt18 gene encoding 8-oxo-dGDP phosphatase NUDT18 isoform X1 — translation MNVNNDVEKLLNGEGLEVNDEFDSAPAEVQAVALRKTITYIVSAVIFNEKNEVLMVQEAKENCYKQWYLPAGRMEEGEGIVEAMRREVKEEAGFDCKPITLVLVQEQGPQWIRFVFLAEITGGSLKTMAEADAESLQAQWWDQDSPLTLRGRDILRLIDTALKYRKKPWHPVAHPIDMCCHVVVQRLLLTFSSSDGVLWLLLGNIKDLHLPVAVSVKTHTVTWAANTLVQEAMPSSYYDLNVNTRGILGLQHNGRVPGKTDGLCFNTVVSLEHTGEGPHTSQPPLIESPRFQWYKVENPQLRDKIQQRITTGSFLPVHSLY, via the exons ATGAATGTGAACAATGATGTGGAAAAGCTTTTAAATGGTGAAGGACTAGAAGTGAACGACGAGTTCGATTCGGCACCCGCAGAGGTCCAAGCAGTTGCCTTGAGGAAAACGATAACCTACATCGTCAGCGCTGTCATCTTCAATGAAAAG AATGAGGTGCTCATGGTGCAGGAGGCCAAGGAGAATTGCTACAAACAGTGGTACCTTCCAGCTGGCCgtatggaagagggagagggcaTTGTGGAGGCCATGAGAAGGGAGGTGAAGGAAGAGGCTGGATTCGACTGCAAACCCATTACCCTGGTTCTGGTCCAAGAACAGGGGCCGCAGTGGATCCGATTCGTTTTCTTGGCGGAGATTACAG GAGGCTCCCTGAAGACTATGGCAGAGGCTGATGCAGAGTCTCTCCAGGCTCAGTGGTGGGACCAAGACTCCCCACTCACCTTGAGGGGTCGTGACATCCTCAGACTCATCGATACCGCCCTGAAATACAGAAAGAAGCCCTGGCATCCTGTGGCTCACCCTATAGACatgtgctgccatgttgttgtacaGCGACTTCTCCTCACTTTCAGCAGCTCTGATGGGGTGCTTTGGCTCCTTTTGGGCAACATTAAGGACCTGCACCTCCCTGTGGCCGTGTCTGTGAAAACCCACACAGTCACATGGGCGGCCAACACATTGGTACAAGAGGCCATGCCCTCCTCCTACTACGACCTCAACGTCAACACAAGGGGAATCCTGGGACTACAGCACAATGGAAGGGTCCCTGGAAAGACAGATGGACTCTGCTTCAACACAGTGGTGTCTTTGGAACACACTGGGGAGGGGCCACACACCAGTCAACCACCACTGATTGAGAGCCCTCGCTTTCAGTGGTACAAAGTGGAGAATCCTCAGCTAAGAGACAAGATTCAACAGAGAATAACTACTGGGTCCTTCCTTCCAGTGCATAGTCTCTACTAA